A stretch of Aedes aegypti strain LVP_AGWG chromosome 2, AaegL5.0 Primary Assembly, whole genome shotgun sequence DNA encodes these proteins:
- the LOC5572212 gene encoding cadherin-23 isoform X1, whose amino-acid sequence MVKMKEVLQRRRMLIQRLVFASAIALLILVQPVKCQIINRTPHFIPGSGDMSRFSLPENTPVGSVVYQLRGIDPEGSKLRYSMSGPVFSVDRDSGVVRLRQSLDRELQDSVEVIISITDEGVLGTEPNTISLRREIPIRDYNDNAPTFVGRPYSASMSESTKPGSTVKISPEIVVTDLDEGMNADAKLSCYLDPTKENDDICEVFEVKTEKIAQGKYGASIILKKTLDFETRPSYILTIQAKDGAVTNPLKSYATVAITIIDVQDQPPVFINAPYSASIPENTPEGTVVLTINATDGDTGNPRPIVLTLENEPMGHFKLRFIGNPRAGIAELVTTDRQLDREDPKITKNGGAYTFSVRATELINNEVPGDSTSSQVTIVLTDVDDHIPEFNKPSFEVSIPENLEHDTPLPDLAIIVTDMDLGANSRYSLSLRNIHNSEGVFAVVPTHGEGRTPIVVKVIDSSKLDYDVPDGDMRIFIFDIVASVNGEEKSKTEVTVHLQDANDNSPIFPKTNYRLQVKENSPKGYKIAEIAAMDHDTGMFGKLTYSVKGFGAENFYTDPQNGGVFVNLNLDYEEQKSYSLALVATDGGKRETNANLLIDIMDVNDNHPTFESLEYTRTIREGAVEFEPQFFVHATDLDGPQQGGGKITYSIESENSISGHVFTVDPNSGEIKITRPVNSMDTERGQYELIVVATDHGVPPLKNDTRVLVRVGISGNQRPIFKGLYTNGKNDIPGPPSYRVSIPENAPAGYNVTNVSATDPDGIDELLMYKIVGASDNFEINDHTGLITVARDARLDRDSNPESYSIVVNAIDAGFPIPETATTTVYVKIQDVNDKPPKFTQQSYAAYVSERSNLDTEVLKVTATDTDVNARILYSIVDPITAKTKAGIPLHTTSTYDYKTAFRISEDEGVIYVNSTLDYNYAAVISLTVRAVDVNAEYNVDMQQDRSEVTLYIQSFKDINPVFKNKGWNTVRPKIEVKVKEASPIGSAVMKLEAEDPVADIPIVDFEMVMADVDGYFKLNERTGDIILNKRLDYESVNKTHINFVVRAMTSNRKRQSLAYVNVTIENVNDNAPVFEKDVYRVTVMESDRHPHQVITVKATDADAVLSEKDKLLGYNSVWYSLAGSHANLFTIDNKTGSISIAKGQSLDREKQSVLKLMITAEDSPGKATDAKRGYTEVIIDVLDVNDNAPMFGQKSYTAVIPENVLADTFVIAITANDPDEGPGGEVRYEFLNEGEANGLLHINPKTGEIKTKVLLTGKGRSDPYEMVVRAQDSGSQLPKQRSLYSDVTFILYIGDISANDGIPFFIAPKVGQIANVTENATIGAPVFQVVASDPDSPATPSGTLRYRIQPDIEDAKSFRIDSKTGLISTTKSLDRETKSMYNIIIEVSDMGEPPQASTIVLRINVLDIDDHKPRFLRDIDAQPIEMMVLEEQPAGSIVGNLSAIDEDVGDNGAIDYEFIDGNELGLFKISRTETNAAIITTTAPLDRETLEQVTLTIKCFKYKIDPVPTITSYNKYDKSEQKIIIHVADIDDHAPKFEKENQTVGIRHNVPIDTPIASCKARDEDSSASPIFYSLEDIVFVPQFYRRDNHTENYMTIFNLNNSTGEIRTTRSMSDYVDGFFQMTVRANNSYNADRVTDNQLRIFVIRDKSLLRFVFSKPPSDINSVLSNFATELQSRLTDHNLELSIFDAQVLAKPDHSLDFSSTSSCFQLSRHGSALSPLEMMKIMDNQEMKDALIETYLKYSVHKIDSCAVSRKPPAAALIASSGTWLVILAGLIGFAAFASTMTACCLARRYKNQIRSTSSTQRIAGSDIYGSATPVLYTEPIYGAL is encoded by the exons GCATTGACCCTGAGGGAAGCAAGCTGCGATACAGTATGTCGGGGCCCGTTTTCAGCGTGGATCGTGATAGCGGTGTCGTGCGGTTACGGCAATCGCTTGACAGAGAGCTGCAGGACAGCGTGGAAGTAATCATCAGCATAACAG ACGAAGGCGTGCTTGGTACGGAACCGAACACCATCTCGCTCAGGCGTGAAATTCCTATACGCGACTACAACGACAATGCGCCGACTTTTGTTGGGCGCCCATACAGCGCATCAATGAGCGAGTCCACCAAACCGGGAAGTACTGTCAAGATTAGTCCGGAAATAGTCGTCACCGATCTCGACGAGGGCATGAACGCTGATGCAAAACTTTCATGTTATCTAGATCCAACTAAGGAAAACGACGACATCTGCGAAGTGTTTGAAGTGAAAACCGAAAAGATTGCTCAAGGAAAATATGGAGCATCTATAATCCTGAAAAAGACCTTAGATTTTGAAACCAGGCCGTCCTACATCCTGACGATTCAGGCCAAGGATGGAGCTGTTACAAATCCATTGAAATCGTATGCCACAGTTGCCATTACGATCATTGATGTTCAGGATCAACCACCTGTATTTATAAATGCTCCCTACTCAGCATCAATTCCTGAGAATACACCTGAAGGAACGGTAGTTCTCACGATCAACGCCACCGATGGCGACACTGGCAATCCACGACCCATCGTTTTAACTCTCGAGAATGAACCGATGGGACACTTCAAACTAAGATTTATTGGAAACCCTAGAGCAGGAATCGCCGAGCTTGTTACGACCGATCGACAACTAGATCGAGAAGACCCCAAAATTACCAAAAATGGAGGTGCTTATACTTTTTCTGTACGTGCTACAGAGCTAATAAATAACGAAGTTCCCGGAGATTCTACCAGTTCTCAAGTTACCATCGTTCTAACGGATGTCGACGACCACATTCCCGAATTCAACAAACCTTCCTTTGAGGTTTCAATACCAGAAAACTTAGAACACGATACTCCTCTTCCGGATTTAGCAATTATCGTTACGGATATGGATCTTGGCGCAAACAGTCGTTATTCACTGTCCCTTAGAAATATCCACAATTCCGAAGGTGTGTTTGCTGTTGTACCTACACATGGCGAAGGACGAACACCCATCGTAGTAAAAGTGATAGATTCCTCAAAACTTGACTATGACGTCCCCGACGGTGATATGCGCATATTTATATTCGACATTGTTGCTTCTGTTAATGgagaagaaaaatcaaaaacagaaGTAACCGTTCATCTGCAAGATGCCAATGATAACTCTCCGATTTTTCCGAAAACCAATTACAGACTTCAAGTGAAAGAAAATTCTCCCAAAGGATACAAAATAGCGGAAATCGCAGCGATGGATCACGATACTGGAATGTTCGGTAAACTCACCTACTCTGTGAAAGGCTTCGGAGCAGAAAACTTCTATACTGATCCACAAAACGGTGGAGTGTTCGTAAATCTGAATCTCGACTATGAGGAACAAAAGAGTTACAGTTTAGCGCTGGTCGCTACCGATGGAGGGAAACGAGAAACCAACGCTAATTTACTAATCGACATCATGGACGTCAACGACAACCATCCTACATTTGAGTCGTTGGAGTACACCCGTACGATTCGCGAGGGAGCCGTTGAATTTGAACCACAGTTCTTTGTACATGCAACGGATCTTGACGGTCCACAGCAGGGAGGAGGGAAGATAACCTACTCCATCGAATCAGAAAACAGCATATCCGGGCATGTATTCACGGTTGATCCAAACAGCGGAGAAATCAAGATAACTCGACCCGTTAACTCAATGGACACGGAACGGGGCCAGTATGAGTTGATTGTGGTTGCAACAGATCATGGAGTTCCGCCGTTGAAAAATGACACCCGAGTGCTGGTCAGAGTGGGAATATCTGGAAATCAACGGCCTATATTCAAGGGACTGTACACGAACGGAAAGAACGACATCCCGGGACCACCGAGCTATCGAGTGAGCATTCCGGAGAATGCTCCCGCTGGTTACAACGTCACAAATGTCAGCGCCACTGATCCAGATGGCATCGATGAACTTCTGATGTACAAAATTGTCGGCGCGAGCGATAACTTCGAGATCAACGATCA CACCGGACTCATCACGGTAGCTCGCGACGCCCGACTCGATCGAGATTCCAATCCGGAAAGTTACTCGATTGTCGTAAACGCGATTGATGCCGGCTTCCCCATCCCAGAAACGGCCACCACTACCGTGTACGTAAAAATTCAAGACGTCAATGACAAACCTCCCAAATTCACCCAACAGTCCTACGCTGCGTATGTTTCCGAACGGAGTAATTTAGATACTGAGGTGTTGAAGGTAACAGCAACAGATACGGATGTCAATGCTAGAATACTGTACTCGATCGTAGATCCCATCACGGCCAAGACGAAGGCTGGTATCCCACTGCACACAACTTCAACGTACGACTACAAAACTGCATTCCGAATCAGTGAAGATGAGGGCGTTATCTACGTTAACAGTACCTTGGACTACAACTATGCTGCTGTTATATCACTCACGGTTCGAGCGGTTGACGTGAACGCTGAATACAACGTTGACATGCAACAAGATCGATCTGAAGTCACTTTATATATTCAGTCCTTCAAGGATATAAATCCAGTATTCAAAAATAAAGGGTGGAACACAGTGAGACCAAAAATTGAAGTCAAAGTTAAAGAAGCATCTCCGATAGGGAGTGCAGTTATGAAACTCGAAGCTGAAGATCCAGTAGCCGACATTCCAATCGTAGACTTTGAAATGGTTATGGCGGATGTCGATGGGTATTTCAAGCTGAACGAGAGAACCGGTGATATAATTTTGAACAAGCGATTGGATTATGAGTCGGTTAACAAAACTCATATCAACTTCGTGGTTCGCGCAATGACAAGCAATCGAAAGAGGCAATCTCTTGCCTATGTGAATGTTACtattgaaaatgtgaatgatAATGCACCGGTGTTTGAAAAGGACGTGTATAGAGTGACGGTTATGGAGTCCGATCGACATCCTCACCAAGTGATAACTGTGAAAGCCACGGATGCAGACGCTGTCCTATCTGAAAAGGACAAACTGTTGGGTTACAACTCTGTATGGTACAGCCTAGCTGGTTCCCACGCTAATCTGTTTACGATAGATAATAAAACCGGTTCAATCAGTATAGCCAAGGGACAATCATTAGATCGGGAGAAGCAGTCCGTACTGAAGCTAATGATCACAGCAGAGGACTCGCCTGGAAAGGCAACCGATGCCAAACGAGGATACACTGAAGTGATTATTGATGTCCTGGATGTGAACGATAATGCGCCGATGTTCGGTCAAAAATCCTACACGGCCGTCATTCCGGAGAATGTGTTGGCAGATACTTTCGTCATTGCCATCACGGCCAACGATCCGGATGAAGGTCCCGGTGGGGAAGTTCGGTATGAATTCCTTAACGAAGGAGAAGCGAATG GTCTCCTTCACATCAATCCCAAAACGGGCGAAATCAAAACGAAGGTACTGCTCACCGGAAAGGGTCGATCAGATCCCTATGAGATGGTTGTCCGAGCCCAAGACAGTGGAAGTCAGCTTCCGAAGCAACGTTCGCTGTACAGTGACGTCACGTTTATACTCTACATAGGAGACATCAGTGCAAACGATGGAATCCCCTTCTTCATTGCACCGAAAGTGGGACAAATAGCCAACGTGACCGAA AATGCAACGATTGGTGCACCAGTATTCCAAGTGGTCGCAAGTGATCCAGACAGTCCTGCCACACCAAGCGGAACATTGCGCTATCGAATTCAGCCGGACATTGAGGATGCTAAATCGTTCAGGATTGACTCAAAAACGGGATTGATTTCCACTACCAAGTCACTAGATCGAGAGACGAAGTCTATGTACAATATAATCATTGAAGTGAGTGATATGGGTGAACCACCGCAAGCATCTACTATTGTTCTTCGCATTAACGTACTGGATATTGATGATCATAAGCCTAGGTTCCTGAGAGACATTGACGCACAACCTATTGAAATGATGGTTCTTGAAGAGCAGCCTGCTGGGTCAATTGTCGGTAATTTATCAGCAATAGATGAAGATGTTGGCGATAATGGTGCTATAGACTACGAGTTTATAGATGGCAATGAACTGGGATTATTTAAAATCTCTCGGACAGAAACCAATGCTGCTATTATAACTACAACAGCGCCGCTGGATCGAGAAACCTTAGAACAAGTTACCCTGACTATTAAATGTTTCAAATATAAAATCGATCCTGTCCCAACAATAACGAGTTACAACAAGTACGATAAATCAGAACAGAAAATCATCATACATGTAGCAGATATTGACGACCATGCACCCAAGTTCGAGAAAGAGAACCAAACCGTTGGAATCCGTCATAACGTGCCAATCGATACTCCAATAGCGTCATGTAAAGCCCGTGATGAAGATTCAAGTGCATCTCCGATCTTCTACAGTCTTGAAGACATTGTTTTCGTTCCGCAGTTCTATCGAAGAGATAATCatactgaaaattacatgacaATATTCAACCTTAACAATTCCACCGGGGAAATTCGAACTACGCGATCAATGTCCGACTATGTCGATGGCTTCTTCCAAATGACAGTTAGAGCAAATAATTCCTACAATGCGGATCGCGTGACCGACAACCAATTGAGAATCTTCGTTATACGTGACAAATCTTTGCTGAGATTCGTATTCTCGAAACCCCCTTCGGACATCAACTCCGTTCTCAGCAACTTTGCGACTGAGCTTCAATCACGTCTCACAGATCACAACCTGGAGCTGTCGATTTTTGATGCACAAGTGCTAGCCAAACCAGATCACAGTTTAGATTTCAGTTCAACCAGTTCGTGCTTCCAGCTGTCCCGACATGGTTCGGCTCTATCCCCGTTAGAAATGATGAAAATCATGGACAACCAAGAGATGAAGGATGCTCTGATAGAAACTTACCTTAAGTATTCCGTACACAAGATTGACTCGTGTGCCGTTTCAAGGAAGCCACCCGCGGCAGCACTGATAGCATCATCGGGAACTTGGCTGGTGATTCTGGCTGGATTGATTGGGTTCGCTGCCTTTGCTTCCACCATGACGGCGTGCTGCTTAGCTAGGAG ATATAAGAATCAAATCCGATCGACGTCATCCACGCAGCGCATTGCCGGATCCGATATCTACGGAAGTGCAACTCCCGTCTTGTACACTGAACCCATCTATGGCGCGCTGTAG
- the LOC5572212 gene encoding cadherin-23 isoform X2 yields MVKMKEVLQRRRMLIQRLVFASAIALLILVQPVKCQIINRTPHFIPGSGDMSRFSLPENTPVGSVVYQLRGIDPEGSKLRYSMSGPVFSVDRDSGVVRLRQSLDRELQDSVEVIISITDEGVLGTEPNTISLRREIPIRDYNDNAPTFVGRPYSASMSESTKPGSTVKISPEIVVTDLDEGMNADAKLSCYLDPTKENDDICEVFEVKTEKIAQGKYGASIILKKTLDFETRPSYILTIQAKDGAVTNPLKSYATVAITIIDVQDQPPVFINAPYSASIPENTPEGTVVLTINATDGDTGNPRPIVLTLENEPMGHFKLRFIGNPRAGIAELVTTDRQLDREDPKITKNGGAYTFSVRATELINNEVPGDSTSSQVTIVLTDVDDHIPEFNKPSFEVSIPENLEHDTPLPDLAIIVTDMDLGANSRYSLSLRNIHNSEGVFAVVPTHGEGRTPIVVKVIDSSKLDYDVPDGDMRIFIFDIVASVNGEEKSKTEVTVHLQDANDNSPIFPKTNYRLQVKENSPKGYKIAEIAAMDHDTGMFGKLTYSVKGFGAENFYTDPQNGGVFVNLNLDYEEQKSYSLALVATDGGKRETNANLLIDIMDVNDNHPTFESLEYTRTIREGAVEFEPQFFVHATDLDGPQQGGGKITYSIESENSISGHVFTVDPNSGEIKITRPVNSMDTERGQYELIVVATDHGVPPLKNDTRVLVRVGISGNQRPIFKGLYTNGKNDIPGPPSYRVSIPENAPAGYNVTNVSATDPDGIDELLMYKIVGASDNFEINDHTGLITVARDARLDRDSNPESYSIVVNAIDAGFPIPETATTTVYVKIQDVNDKPPKFTQQSYAAYVSERSNLDTEVLKVTATDTDVNARILYSIVDPITAKTKAGIPLHTTSTYDYKTAFRISEDEGVIYVNSTLDYNYAAVISLTVRAVDVNAEYNVDMQQDRSEVTLYIQSFKDINPVFKNKGWNTVRPKIEVKVKEASPIGSAVMKLEAEDPVADIPIVDFEMVMADVDGYFKLNERTGDIILNKRLDYESVNKTHINFVVRAMTSNRKRQSLAYVNVTIENVNDNAPVFEKDVYRVTVMESDRHPHQVITVKATDADAVLSEKDKLLGYNSVWYSLAGSHANLFTIDNKTGSISIAKGQSLDREKQSVLKLMITAEDSPGKATDAKRGYTEVIIDVLDVNDNAPMFGQKSYTAVIPENVLADTFVIAITANDPDEGPGGEVRYEFLNEGEANGLLHINPKTGEIKTKVLLTGKGRSDPYEMVVRAQDSGSQLPKQRSLYSDVTFILYIGDISANDGIPFFIAPKVGQIANVTENATIGAPVFQVVASDPDSPATPSGTLRYRIQPDIEDAKSFRIDSKTGLISTTKSLDRETKSMYNIIIEVSDMGEPPQASTIVLRINVLDIDDHKPRFLRDIDAQPIEMMVLEEQPAGSIVGNLSAIDEDVGDNGAIDYEFIDGNELGLFKISRTETNAAIITTTAPLDRETLEQVTLTIKCFKYKIDPVPTITSYNKYDKSEQKIIIHVADIDDHAPKFEKENQTVGIRHNVPIDTPIASCKARDEDSSASPIFYSLEDIVFVPQFYRRDNHTENYMTIFNLNNSTGEIRTTRSMSDYVDGFFQMTVRANNSYNADRVTDNQLRIFVIRDKSLLRFVFSKPPSDINSVLSNFATELQSRLTDHNLELSIFDAQVLAKPDHSLDFSSTSSCFQLSRHGSALSPLEMMKIMDNQEMKDALIETYLKYSVHKIDSCAVSRKPPAAALIASSGTWLVILAGLIGFAAFASTMTACCLARR; encoded by the exons GCATTGACCCTGAGGGAAGCAAGCTGCGATACAGTATGTCGGGGCCCGTTTTCAGCGTGGATCGTGATAGCGGTGTCGTGCGGTTACGGCAATCGCTTGACAGAGAGCTGCAGGACAGCGTGGAAGTAATCATCAGCATAACAG ACGAAGGCGTGCTTGGTACGGAACCGAACACCATCTCGCTCAGGCGTGAAATTCCTATACGCGACTACAACGACAATGCGCCGACTTTTGTTGGGCGCCCATACAGCGCATCAATGAGCGAGTCCACCAAACCGGGAAGTACTGTCAAGATTAGTCCGGAAATAGTCGTCACCGATCTCGACGAGGGCATGAACGCTGATGCAAAACTTTCATGTTATCTAGATCCAACTAAGGAAAACGACGACATCTGCGAAGTGTTTGAAGTGAAAACCGAAAAGATTGCTCAAGGAAAATATGGAGCATCTATAATCCTGAAAAAGACCTTAGATTTTGAAACCAGGCCGTCCTACATCCTGACGATTCAGGCCAAGGATGGAGCTGTTACAAATCCATTGAAATCGTATGCCACAGTTGCCATTACGATCATTGATGTTCAGGATCAACCACCTGTATTTATAAATGCTCCCTACTCAGCATCAATTCCTGAGAATACACCTGAAGGAACGGTAGTTCTCACGATCAACGCCACCGATGGCGACACTGGCAATCCACGACCCATCGTTTTAACTCTCGAGAATGAACCGATGGGACACTTCAAACTAAGATTTATTGGAAACCCTAGAGCAGGAATCGCCGAGCTTGTTACGACCGATCGACAACTAGATCGAGAAGACCCCAAAATTACCAAAAATGGAGGTGCTTATACTTTTTCTGTACGTGCTACAGAGCTAATAAATAACGAAGTTCCCGGAGATTCTACCAGTTCTCAAGTTACCATCGTTCTAACGGATGTCGACGACCACATTCCCGAATTCAACAAACCTTCCTTTGAGGTTTCAATACCAGAAAACTTAGAACACGATACTCCTCTTCCGGATTTAGCAATTATCGTTACGGATATGGATCTTGGCGCAAACAGTCGTTATTCACTGTCCCTTAGAAATATCCACAATTCCGAAGGTGTGTTTGCTGTTGTACCTACACATGGCGAAGGACGAACACCCATCGTAGTAAAAGTGATAGATTCCTCAAAACTTGACTATGACGTCCCCGACGGTGATATGCGCATATTTATATTCGACATTGTTGCTTCTGTTAATGgagaagaaaaatcaaaaacagaaGTAACCGTTCATCTGCAAGATGCCAATGATAACTCTCCGATTTTTCCGAAAACCAATTACAGACTTCAAGTGAAAGAAAATTCTCCCAAAGGATACAAAATAGCGGAAATCGCAGCGATGGATCACGATACTGGAATGTTCGGTAAACTCACCTACTCTGTGAAAGGCTTCGGAGCAGAAAACTTCTATACTGATCCACAAAACGGTGGAGTGTTCGTAAATCTGAATCTCGACTATGAGGAACAAAAGAGTTACAGTTTAGCGCTGGTCGCTACCGATGGAGGGAAACGAGAAACCAACGCTAATTTACTAATCGACATCATGGACGTCAACGACAACCATCCTACATTTGAGTCGTTGGAGTACACCCGTACGATTCGCGAGGGAGCCGTTGAATTTGAACCACAGTTCTTTGTACATGCAACGGATCTTGACGGTCCACAGCAGGGAGGAGGGAAGATAACCTACTCCATCGAATCAGAAAACAGCATATCCGGGCATGTATTCACGGTTGATCCAAACAGCGGAGAAATCAAGATAACTCGACCCGTTAACTCAATGGACACGGAACGGGGCCAGTATGAGTTGATTGTGGTTGCAACAGATCATGGAGTTCCGCCGTTGAAAAATGACACCCGAGTGCTGGTCAGAGTGGGAATATCTGGAAATCAACGGCCTATATTCAAGGGACTGTACACGAACGGAAAGAACGACATCCCGGGACCACCGAGCTATCGAGTGAGCATTCCGGAGAATGCTCCCGCTGGTTACAACGTCACAAATGTCAGCGCCACTGATCCAGATGGCATCGATGAACTTCTGATGTACAAAATTGTCGGCGCGAGCGATAACTTCGAGATCAACGATCA CACCGGACTCATCACGGTAGCTCGCGACGCCCGACTCGATCGAGATTCCAATCCGGAAAGTTACTCGATTGTCGTAAACGCGATTGATGCCGGCTTCCCCATCCCAGAAACGGCCACCACTACCGTGTACGTAAAAATTCAAGACGTCAATGACAAACCTCCCAAATTCACCCAACAGTCCTACGCTGCGTATGTTTCCGAACGGAGTAATTTAGATACTGAGGTGTTGAAGGTAACAGCAACAGATACGGATGTCAATGCTAGAATACTGTACTCGATCGTAGATCCCATCACGGCCAAGACGAAGGCTGGTATCCCACTGCACACAACTTCAACGTACGACTACAAAACTGCATTCCGAATCAGTGAAGATGAGGGCGTTATCTACGTTAACAGTACCTTGGACTACAACTATGCTGCTGTTATATCACTCACGGTTCGAGCGGTTGACGTGAACGCTGAATACAACGTTGACATGCAACAAGATCGATCTGAAGTCACTTTATATATTCAGTCCTTCAAGGATATAAATCCAGTATTCAAAAATAAAGGGTGGAACACAGTGAGACCAAAAATTGAAGTCAAAGTTAAAGAAGCATCTCCGATAGGGAGTGCAGTTATGAAACTCGAAGCTGAAGATCCAGTAGCCGACATTCCAATCGTAGACTTTGAAATGGTTATGGCGGATGTCGATGGGTATTTCAAGCTGAACGAGAGAACCGGTGATATAATTTTGAACAAGCGATTGGATTATGAGTCGGTTAACAAAACTCATATCAACTTCGTGGTTCGCGCAATGACAAGCAATCGAAAGAGGCAATCTCTTGCCTATGTGAATGTTACtattgaaaatgtgaatgatAATGCACCGGTGTTTGAAAAGGACGTGTATAGAGTGACGGTTATGGAGTCCGATCGACATCCTCACCAAGTGATAACTGTGAAAGCCACGGATGCAGACGCTGTCCTATCTGAAAAGGACAAACTGTTGGGTTACAACTCTGTATGGTACAGCCTAGCTGGTTCCCACGCTAATCTGTTTACGATAGATAATAAAACCGGTTCAATCAGTATAGCCAAGGGACAATCATTAGATCGGGAGAAGCAGTCCGTACTGAAGCTAATGATCACAGCAGAGGACTCGCCTGGAAAGGCAACCGATGCCAAACGAGGATACACTGAAGTGATTATTGATGTCCTGGATGTGAACGATAATGCGCCGATGTTCGGTCAAAAATCCTACACGGCCGTCATTCCGGAGAATGTGTTGGCAGATACTTTCGTCATTGCCATCACGGCCAACGATCCGGATGAAGGTCCCGGTGGGGAAGTTCGGTATGAATTCCTTAACGAAGGAGAAGCGAATG GTCTCCTTCACATCAATCCCAAAACGGGCGAAATCAAAACGAAGGTACTGCTCACCGGAAAGGGTCGATCAGATCCCTATGAGATGGTTGTCCGAGCCCAAGACAGTGGAAGTCAGCTTCCGAAGCAACGTTCGCTGTACAGTGACGTCACGTTTATACTCTACATAGGAGACATCAGTGCAAACGATGGAATCCCCTTCTTCATTGCACCGAAAGTGGGACAAATAGCCAACGTGACCGAA AATGCAACGATTGGTGCACCAGTATTCCAAGTGGTCGCAAGTGATCCAGACAGTCCTGCCACACCAAGCGGAACATTGCGCTATCGAATTCAGCCGGACATTGAGGATGCTAAATCGTTCAGGATTGACTCAAAAACGGGATTGATTTCCACTACCAAGTCACTAGATCGAGAGACGAAGTCTATGTACAATATAATCATTGAAGTGAGTGATATGGGTGAACCACCGCAAGCATCTACTATTGTTCTTCGCATTAACGTACTGGATATTGATGATCATAAGCCTAGGTTCCTGAGAGACATTGACGCACAACCTATTGAAATGATGGTTCTTGAAGAGCAGCCTGCTGGGTCAATTGTCGGTAATTTATCAGCAATAGATGAAGATGTTGGCGATAATGGTGCTATAGACTACGAGTTTATAGATGGCAATGAACTGGGATTATTTAAAATCTCTCGGACAGAAACCAATGCTGCTATTATAACTACAACAGCGCCGCTGGATCGAGAAACCTTAGAACAAGTTACCCTGACTATTAAATGTTTCAAATATAAAATCGATCCTGTCCCAACAATAACGAGTTACAACAAGTACGATAAATCAGAACAGAAAATCATCATACATGTAGCAGATATTGACGACCATGCACCCAAGTTCGAGAAAGAGAACCAAACCGTTGGAATCCGTCATAACGTGCCAATCGATACTCCAATAGCGTCATGTAAAGCCCGTGATGAAGATTCAAGTGCATCTCCGATCTTCTACAGTCTTGAAGACATTGTTTTCGTTCCGCAGTTCTATCGAAGAGATAATCatactgaaaattacatgacaATATTCAACCTTAACAATTCCACCGGGGAAATTCGAACTACGCGATCAATGTCCGACTATGTCGATGGCTTCTTCCAAATGACAGTTAGAGCAAATAATTCCTACAATGCGGATCGCGTGACCGACAACCAATTGAGAATCTTCGTTATACGTGACAAATCTTTGCTGAGATTCGTATTCTCGAAACCCCCTTCGGACATCAACTCCGTTCTCAGCAACTTTGCGACTGAGCTTCAATCACGTCTCACAGATCACAACCTGGAGCTGTCGATTTTTGATGCACAAGTGCTAGCCAAACCAGATCACAGTTTAGATTTCAGTTCAACCAGTTCGTGCTTCCAGCTGTCCCGACATGGTTCGGCTCTATCCCCGTTAGAAATGATGAAAATCATGGACAACCAAGAGATGAAGGATGCTCTGATAGAAACTTACCTTAAGTATTCCGTACACAAGATTGACTCGTGTGCCGTTTCAAGGAAGCCACCCGCGGCAGCACTGATAGCATCATCGGGAACTTGGCTGGTGATTCTGGCTGGATTGATTGGGTTCGCTGCCTTTGCTTCCACCATGACGGCGTGCTGCTTAGCTAGGAGGTGA